A window of Candidatus Bathyarchaeota archaeon contains these coding sequences:
- a CDS encoding glycosyltransferase family 2 protein yields MNQIDVVLLTKNSQHLLKRCLTSVFQNVPIRNLIVIDGYSTDNTVNILLKFKRKFGNVRIFQMHGTRAKAREEGIRRVSTEWFLFVDSDAVLCRDWYSKAKQNMTEGVGAVWGLNFDVIPNVKEKWFVLFQSLLARQCFHLRGGTHDTLIRKKAVEDMQIPEELHAYEDHYILKYIRQKGYKVCVGDEIYCLHYKPPTNWSAQNAIDQAIVEFKCGWIYSHMFWYSFFYPVFMFYWMLQVPLSGFGGKLKP; encoded by the coding sequence ATGAACCAAATCGACGTTGTGTTGCTAACCAAAAACAGTCAGCACCTGTTAAAGCGATGCTTAACCTCAGTTTTCCAAAATGTGCCCATAAGAAACCTCATAGTCATTGACGGCTACTCAACAGACAACACCGTTAATATTCTTCTGAAATTTAAACGCAAATTCGGCAACGTCCGTATATTCCAAATGCACGGAACCCGAGCCAAAGCCCGAGAGGAAGGCATACGCCGAGTTAGCACGGAGTGGTTTTTGTTTGTGGACAGCGACGCTGTTTTGTGTCGTGACTGGTACAGCAAAGCCAAGCAAAACATGACCGAAGGCGTGGGCGCGGTTTGGGGCTTAAATTTTGATGTTATCCCAAATGTGAAAGAAAAATGGTTTGTGCTTTTTCAGAGCCTGCTCGCGCGGCAATGCTTCCACTTACGAGGCGGCACCCATGACACGCTCATCCGAAAAAAAGCCGTCGAAGATATGCAAATCCCAGAAGAACTACACGCATATGAGGACCATTACATTCTCAAATACATCCGCCAAAAAGGCTACAAAGTCTGTGTCGGAGACGAAATCTATTGTCTCCACTACAAGCCCCCCACAAATTGGAGCGCGCAAAACGCCATCGACCAAGCTATCGTCGAATTCAAATGCGGCTGGATTTATAGTCACATGTTCTGGTACAGCTTCTTTTATCCCGTTTTCATGTTTTACTGGATGCTACAGGTGCCACTGAGCGGGTTTGGCGGAAAACTAAAACCCTAA
- a CDS encoding AIR synthase family protein has product MKLPPGKIPIDILKEVVFKHLGANRSEVLLGPTAGVDGAVLDFGNKNAIVSMDPITGAVERIGWEAININANDVATFGVEPAFFFSTIMLPANSDSKIIETISTQIHTAAKELGIAIVGGHCETTPGLANPIVVGCIMGLTEKGNYVTAAGAKPGDQIILTKSAGIEGTAILASDREAQLSKVFNPALLECAKGFFGQISIVKDALTAYRAGGVHAMHDPTEGGILNGIHEMADAAGLGARVFEEKITIEPETAKICRFFEIDPLQLISSGALLIAAEPESTKKIIDDLAEQHIYADVIGEFNPNPTKRLLIKKDDSVEMLPRPVSDHLWIALAR; this is encoded by the coding sequence ATGAAGCTGCCTCCTGGAAAAATCCCCATCGACATTCTCAAAGAAGTCGTATTCAAACACCTTGGAGCAAACCGCAGCGAAGTTCTGCTTGGACCCACCGCAGGCGTGGACGGAGCAGTTTTGGATTTTGGCAACAAAAACGCTATTGTCAGCATGGACCCAATCACGGGCGCAGTAGAACGCATCGGCTGGGAAGCCATAAACATAAACGCCAACGACGTTGCAACTTTTGGGGTAGAACCAGCATTTTTCTTCTCAACCATTATGCTGCCAGCTAACTCGGACAGCAAAATAATTGAAACCATCAGCACCCAAATACACACAGCCGCCAAGGAACTGGGCATCGCGATTGTGGGGGGACACTGCGAAACCACGCCAGGGCTGGCTAACCCGATTGTTGTAGGCTGCATCATGGGATTAACCGAAAAAGGCAACTACGTAACGGCGGCAGGAGCAAAACCTGGTGACCAAATCATCCTCACCAAAAGCGCAGGCATCGAAGGCACCGCAATCCTTGCCAGTGACCGCGAAGCGCAACTGTCCAAAGTTTTCAACCCTGCACTGCTGGAGTGTGCTAAGGGCTTTTTTGGGCAAATCAGCATAGTCAAAGACGCCCTAACCGCCTACCGAGCAGGCGGAGTGCACGCCATGCATGACCCAACAGAGGGCGGAATCCTCAACGGCATTCATGAGATGGCAGACGCTGCAGGCTTAGGCGCAAGAGTTTTTGAGGAAAAAATCACCATCGAGCCAGAAACAGCCAAAATCTGCCGATTCTTCGAAATCGACCCCTTGCAACTGATTAGTTCTGGTGCCCTGTTAATTGCCGCTGAACCCGAGTCCACCAAAAAAATAATTGATGATTTGGCAGAGCAGCATATTTATGCGGATGTAATCGGCGAGTTCAACCCTAACCCAACAAAACGTCTTCTTATAAAGAAGGATGATTCGGTGGAGATGCTGCCAAGACCAGTCAGTGACCATCTCTGGATAGCACTCGCACGCTAA
- a CDS encoding ECF transporter S component, producing MRTTTKLTLSALFAALVFVISSQIPPIPIPATGGYFNVGETTIYIAALLFGPFTGALSGGIGAALSDMYLGFGVFAPGTLIIKGLEGAIVGSLNIKLKKIIKNSTVRAVIAVVIGGLEMVLGYFLYEQFILGYPLAAALAEVPINLGQMAVGLIIAIPIVHAVQRVFPQLKS from the coding sequence ATACGAACCACAACCAAACTAACACTATCTGCACTCTTCGCCGCCCTCGTCTTCGTCATCTCATCCCAAATCCCACCCATCCCAATACCAGCCACAGGCGGCTACTTCAACGTAGGAGAAACAACCATCTACATCGCCGCCCTACTCTTTGGACCATTCACAGGTGCACTCTCAGGCGGAATAGGAGCCGCATTATCCGACATGTACCTAGGCTTTGGCGTATTTGCACCAGGCACCCTAATAATTAAAGGATTAGAAGGAGCCATAGTTGGTTCACTTAACATTAAACTGAAAAAAATCATCAAAAACTCAACAGTACGCGCCGTTATTGCGGTTGTTATTGGCGGGTTAGAAATGGTTTTGGGTTATTTCCTCTATGAACAATTCATTTTAGGTTACCCTCTCGCCGCTGCCTTAGCAGAAGTTCCCATAAATCTGGGCCAAATGGCAGTGGGTTTAATCATTGCCATTCCAATCGTACATGCGGTGCAGCGGGTTTTCCCACAACTTAAAAGCTAG
- the thrC gene encoding threonine synthase: protein MPQNSESKLQCINCKTEYPIQPLKSICDKCSSILEYHADTPKTKITFSGVFSFWRYKQLLPPVQSMVSLGEGGTPLHKANRLSKTLGLRNLYLKDETRNPTNSYRDRAAALLTSNAIDQQAETLVCASNGNMGASLAAYTAKAGLICHVLVPKVVDVGKLAQMIAYDAVIEESGNIVDDSINKASALALETGWYQATAELNPLVVEAQKTISYEVFEQASVPDWVIVSMGSGGSIYSLWKGFRELKELGLTSKLPRMVGVQTDGCAPIVNELTEQLSSKICNTSTRALAILVGQPLQNELAKRAIQESNGLALTVSDAEILTAEMQIAKLEGVFAEPASSAAVAALPKLTTQISRDQSVMCLITGSGLKATDVLQALTKKQKTAGLGLAVSTKQKILKILNEKDSYGYDLWKQLGKIMTRGAVYQHLNELSEKGLVVGYEFEGKRFFRITERGRKVLAAFDDINLLFVD, encoded by the coding sequence ATGCCCCAAAACTCTGAAAGCAAACTGCAATGCATAAACTGCAAAACAGAATATCCAATTCAGCCTCTAAAGAGCATCTGCGACAAATGCAGCTCAATATTGGAATACCATGCTGATACACCAAAGACGAAAATAACGTTTTCTGGCGTGTTTAGTTTTTGGAGATATAAGCAGTTACTTCCGCCAGTGCAGAGCATGGTTAGTTTAGGGGAAGGCGGAACACCGCTTCATAAAGCAAACAGATTATCCAAAACACTGGGTCTAAGAAACCTCTACCTTAAAGATGAAACAAGAAACCCAACAAACAGTTACCGAGACCGCGCCGCAGCGCTCCTCACATCTAACGCTATTGACCAGCAAGCTGAAACTCTTGTTTGTGCCAGCAACGGAAATATGGGGGCTTCATTGGCTGCTTACACTGCAAAAGCGGGATTGATTTGCCATGTTTTGGTTCCCAAAGTTGTTGATGTTGGAAAATTGGCGCAGATGATTGCTTATGATGCAGTTATTGAGGAATCAGGAAACATTGTAGATGACTCTATCAATAAAGCATCTGCCTTAGCATTAGAAACAGGGTGGTATCAAGCTACAGCTGAACTTAATCCTCTTGTGGTTGAAGCACAAAAAACAATTTCATACGAGGTTTTTGAGCAAGCTTCAGTGCCTGACTGGGTTATTGTTTCGATGGGTAGCGGCGGGAGCATCTATTCTCTTTGGAAAGGCTTTAGAGAACTTAAAGAACTTGGGTTAACCAGCAAACTGCCGCGGATGGTTGGTGTTCAAACGGATGGCTGCGCACCTATAGTTAACGAATTGACAGAACAGTTGTCCTCAAAAATTTGCAACACCTCAACAAGGGCACTGGCAATTTTGGTTGGTCAACCTCTGCAAAACGAATTGGCAAAACGGGCTATCCAAGAGTCAAATGGATTGGCGTTAACAGTTTCAGACGCTGAAATATTAACTGCTGAAATGCAAATCGCCAAACTGGAAGGCGTCTTTGCTGAACCTGCAAGCTCAGCCGCCGTGGCAGCATTACCAAAACTCACCACTCAAATCTCCAGAGACCAAAGTGTTATGTGTCTTATCACTGGAAGCGGGCTTAAAGCAACTGATGTACTTCAGGCGCTAACAAAAAAACAGAAAACTGCGGGTTTGGGGCTTGCTGTTAGTACTAAGCAGAAGATTCTCAAGATTTTAAATGAAAAAGATAGTTATGGTTATGATTTGTGGAAGCAGTTGGGTAAGATTATGACTCGGGGAGCGGTGTATCAGCATCTTAATGAGTTGTCGGAGAAGGGTTTGGTGGTGGGTTATGAGTTTGAGGGTAAAAGGTTTTTTAGGATTACGGAGCGGGGTAGGAAGGTTTTGGCAGCGTTTGATGATATTAATTTGCTTTTTGTAGATTGA
- the infB gene encoding translation initiation factor IF-2 produces the protein MPIRQPIVCVLGHVDTGKTSLLDELRKTSVQAREAGGMTQHIGASFFPVETLKKLIGPLLTNFKSGIEIPGLLIVDTPGHEAFTNLRRRGGSVADIAILVVDIQKSFEAQTFECIEILKARKTPFIVAVNKIDRVPGWKSQKGTLFMKSYNSQPAFIQEDFNNRLYQIMGEFSRLGFKTDRFDHIRDFTQNIALVPTSAKTGEGLSELVMVLVGLTQQYLKQRLQTTEGAAKGSVLEVKEEPGLGLTLNAIIYDGTLKKDDLIVVGGKEKPLTTRIRAILVPKPLDEMRDPRDKFNSVDCVYASAGVKIVAPDLEGALAGAPLFAVPAGEDPKKYAKLVTEEVGRVRISTDVEGVIVKADTLGSLEALAELLKEKNVQVRSADVGDISKRDVIEASVVKTHEPLSGAILAFGVKILPDAEAEAEATKIPIFKDPIIYNLIDNYLKWVKDKRENKQREEFDALVKPGKLMVLPNCIFRRAKPLVVGVEVQGGRVKPRVSLIRAEDGSDLGEVQQVQDEGKAIPEAKTGEQVAISMDKPIAGRHIFERDVLYVKVPEDDVKKLFANHLEDLTDPEIEVLKEYVKMMRKKVMFWGGMLPL, from the coding sequence ATGCCAATACGTCAACCAATAGTTTGTGTTCTTGGACACGTCGACACAGGAAAAACCAGCCTGCTAGACGAACTACGCAAAACCAGCGTGCAAGCCAGAGAAGCCGGAGGAATGACTCAACACATCGGCGCCAGCTTCTTCCCAGTTGAAACCCTAAAAAAACTCATCGGACCACTACTTACCAACTTTAAAAGCGGTATCGAAATTCCCGGATTACTCATAGTGGACACTCCTGGGCACGAAGCATTCACGAACTTGCGCAGGCGCGGTGGAAGTGTCGCGGACATCGCGATTTTAGTGGTTGATATCCAGAAGAGTTTTGAAGCGCAAACTTTTGAGTGTATAGAAATTCTCAAAGCTCGAAAAACCCCCTTCATCGTGGCGGTTAACAAAATCGATAGGGTGCCCGGCTGGAAAAGCCAAAAAGGCACGCTCTTTATGAAATCTTACAATTCTCAGCCAGCGTTCATCCAAGAAGATTTTAACAATCGCCTTTATCAGATAATGGGTGAATTTTCAAGATTAGGCTTTAAAACCGACCGTTTTGACCACATCCGCGACTTCACCCAAAACATTGCATTGGTGCCTACAAGCGCCAAAACAGGCGAAGGCCTCTCTGAGCTTGTAATGGTTTTGGTTGGGCTAACTCAGCAGTACCTCAAACAGCGTCTCCAAACCACCGAGGGCGCCGCGAAAGGTTCAGTTTTGGAAGTAAAAGAGGAACCTGGGCTTGGTTTAACCCTGAACGCCATAATTTATGATGGAACCCTGAAAAAAGACGATTTAATCGTGGTTGGCGGAAAAGAAAAACCCCTAACCACCAGAATCCGGGCAATACTTGTGCCAAAACCGCTGGATGAAATGCGTGACCCCCGTGACAAATTCAACTCGGTGGATTGCGTATATGCTTCTGCAGGAGTAAAAATTGTTGCGCCCGACTTGGAGGGTGCTTTGGCTGGAGCGCCTCTGTTTGCTGTTCCCGCAGGTGAAGACCCTAAAAAGTATGCGAAATTGGTCACGGAAGAGGTCGGCAGAGTCAGAATCTCAACCGATGTGGAAGGCGTAATTGTAAAAGCTGACACGCTGGGCTCACTTGAAGCATTGGCAGAACTCCTGAAAGAAAAAAACGTGCAAGTACGCTCCGCTGACGTGGGTGACATTTCCAAACGTGACGTGATTGAGGCATCTGTGGTTAAAACCCATGAGCCGCTATCTGGTGCGATTTTGGCGTTTGGAGTAAAAATATTGCCTGATGCAGAAGCCGAAGCAGAAGCAACCAAAATCCCCATTTTCAAAGATCCAATCATCTACAACCTAATTGATAACTACCTCAAATGGGTAAAAGATAAACGTGAAAACAAGCAGCGAGAAGAATTTGACGCCCTTGTTAAACCAGGCAAACTAATGGTGCTGCCAAACTGCATCTTCCGCCGCGCCAAACCTCTAGTCGTAGGCGTTGAAGTTCAAGGCGGCAGAGTAAAACCCCGCGTTTCGCTTATCCGTGCTGAAGATGGATCTGACTTAGGCGAAGTCCAGCAAGTCCAAGACGAAGGAAAAGCAATCCCTGAAGCTAAAACCGGCGAGCAAGTTGCCATTTCAATGGATAAACCCATAGCTGGCAGACACATCTTCGAACGCGACGTACTATACGTAAAAGTTCCAGAAGATGACGTTAAGAAACTGTTTGCCAACCATTTGGAGGATTTAACCGACCCAGAAATTGAAGTCCTCAAAGAATACGTGAAAATGATGCGTAAAAAGGTAATGTTCTGGGGCGGAATGCTGCCTCTCTAA
- a CDS encoding long-chain fatty acid--CoA ligase has product MSLQDKPWLVAYPPEIPKTLNYPKIPLHSLLENAAKKHPNHAAITFQGNQTTYIQLNEQANRFANALVQIGIKKGDRVAIFLPNIPQFVIAYFGVLKAGAAVTTISPLHREREVAFQLSDSGAKAVVMLDSLFPIVEVVQGKSPLKHIILTGLNSFSPEASVAVNTVSFQTILENSSPQPINIQINPETDLAALQYTGGTTGTPKAAMLTHQNLLSNALAFAAWIKGTPKDVFLAALPLFHIYGMTTSMTVPVSLGAELVLMPRFEPIKALEIIQKEKVTVFCGVPTMYQTLLANPELDNHDITSIRVCISGASSLPPEVQRRFMQVTGGFLAEGYGLSEASPVTHCTPVDPTMKTVKVGSIGLPLPDTQARIVDLETGTKPLAAGEIGELAVKGPQVMLGYWEKPEETKLVLRNGWLLTGDVARMDSEGYFFIVERKKDLIKYRDFSVYPRELEDLLYEHPTVRMCAVVGKPDAYGGEIPKAYVVLKDDAVVSNEELMEFVNGKVASYKAIRELELKKELPLSAAGKVLKRVLKEHA; this is encoded by the coding sequence TTGTCACTTCAAGATAAGCCATGGTTAGTTGCGTACCCGCCAGAAATTCCCAAAACCCTAAACTACCCCAAAATCCCACTTCACAGTTTGCTTGAAAACGCCGCAAAAAAACACCCCAACCACGCAGCCATCACATTTCAAGGCAACCAAACAACTTACATCCAGCTGAATGAGCAGGCAAACAGGTTCGCAAACGCCCTTGTTCAAATTGGCATCAAAAAAGGCGACCGCGTAGCAATTTTTTTGCCCAACATTCCCCAGTTCGTCATCGCATATTTTGGCGTGCTCAAGGCAGGTGCCGCAGTAACCACCATTAGCCCTTTGCATAGGGAACGTGAGGTGGCATTTCAGCTCTCGGATTCAGGAGCCAAAGCTGTGGTTATGTTGGATAGTCTTTTCCCAATTGTTGAAGTAGTCCAGGGAAAATCCCCGCTCAAACACATCATCCTGACAGGTCTAAACAGCTTCAGCCCCGAAGCATCTGTGGCGGTTAACACGGTTTCTTTTCAAACTATACTGGAAAACAGCAGTCCACAACCCATAAACATCCAAATTAACCCCGAAACCGATTTGGCAGCGCTTCAGTACACGGGCGGAACCACAGGAACACCAAAAGCCGCCATGCTAACCCACCAAAACCTGCTCTCAAACGCCCTTGCCTTCGCTGCATGGATAAAAGGCACACCCAAAGACGTTTTTCTTGCCGCGTTGCCCCTGTTTCACATTTACGGCATGACCACCAGCATGACTGTGCCCGTAAGCCTTGGGGCAGAACTGGTTTTGATGCCCCGCTTTGAACCAATCAAAGCTCTTGAAATCATCCAGAAAGAGAAAGTCACCGTTTTCTGTGGCGTACCTACAATGTACCAAACCCTACTGGCAAACCCAGAACTGGACAACCACGATATAACCTCCATTCGCGTCTGCATCTCAGGAGCCTCCTCACTGCCCCCAGAGGTTCAAAGGCGGTTTATGCAGGTCACAGGTGGCTTTCTCGCCGAAGGCTACGGATTAAGCGAAGCCAGCCCAGTTACACACTGCACCCCCGTTGACCCCACAATGAAAACGGTGAAGGTTGGCTCAATTGGGCTGCCCCTGCCAGACACGCAGGCACGAATTGTCGATTTAGAAACAGGTACAAAACCACTGGCTGCTGGGGAAATCGGCGAGTTAGCTGTGAAAGGTCCGCAAGTGATGCTGGGTTACTGGGAAAAACCTGAAGAAACCAAGCTGGTTCTGCGTAACGGTTGGCTGCTAACTGGGGACGTGGCGCGAATGGATAGCGAGGGCTACTTTTTCATTGTGGAGCGCAAAAAAGACCTCATCAAATACCGCGACTTCAGCGTGTACCCCCGCGAACTCGAAGACCTCCTCTACGAGCACCCAACCGTGAGGATGTGCGCGGTTGTTGGGAAACCTGACGCTTACGGCGGTGAGATTCCTAAGGCGTATGTTGTTCTCAAGGACGACGCGGTTGTGTCTAATGAGGAATTGATGGAGTTTGTCAACGGCAAAGTCGCCTCATACAAGGCAATCCGCGAATTAGAACTCAAAAAAGAACTGCCCCTGAGCGCTGCGGGAAAAGTGCTAAAACGTGTCCTCAAAGAACACGCTTAA
- a CDS encoding class I SAM-dependent methyltransferase, translating to MGLWDQFQCPKGRQGKIVAALMNKGHKALTTWGLSYVTIQPDYTILDVGCGGGKTINRLAQQVPQGKVYGIDCSPDMVAYAKKVNKEFVKQNQVEIHEASVDNTGLPDDFFDLVTACETYYFWFSLPEAFKEIKRVLKPNGKFLLISEMVKDGVHDVARAKIIEKTHVHLVPIEETSNMLQSAGFSNVEVVRKEDSAWNAIIAQKPAV from the coding sequence ATGGGTTTGTGGGACCAGTTTCAGTGCCCAAAGGGGCGTCAAGGAAAAATCGTTGCTGCGTTAATGAACAAAGGGCACAAAGCTCTAACAACATGGGGGCTGAGTTACGTGACGATACAGCCTGATTACACCATTTTGGATGTGGGCTGTGGAGGCGGCAAAACCATCAACCGATTAGCCCAGCAAGTGCCCCAAGGAAAAGTTTACGGCATCGACTGCTCCCCTGACATGGTGGCATACGCCAAAAAAGTAAACAAGGAATTTGTCAAACAAAACCAAGTTGAAATCCATGAAGCCTCTGTGGACAATACAGGTTTGCCAGATGACTTTTTTGATTTAGTTACAGCTTGCGAAACGTACTATTTCTGGTTCAGCTTACCAGAGGCGTTTAAGGAGATAAAACGGGTTCTTAAGCCAAATGGGAAATTTTTGTTGATAAGTGAAATGGTTAAAGATGGCGTTCATGATGTTGCAAGAGCAAAAATAATTGAAAAAACACATGTGCACCTTGTCCCAATAGAAGAAACAAGTAACATGCTGCAGTCAGCTGGATTTAGTAATGTTGAAGTAGTAAGAAAAGAGGATTCTGCGTGGAACGCGATTATCGCGCAGAAGCCAGCTGTTTAA